The following coding sequences lie in one Candoia aspera isolate rCanAsp1 chromosome 11, rCanAsp1.hap2, whole genome shotgun sequence genomic window:
- the CFAP20 gene encoding cilia- and flagella-associated protein 20 codes for MFKNTFQSGFLSILYSIGSKPLQIWDKKVRNGHIKRITDNDIQSLVLEIEGTNVSTTYITCPADPKKTLGIKLPFLVMIIKNLKKYFTFEVQVLDDKNVRRRFRASNYQSTTRVKPFICTMPMRLDDGWNQIQFNLSDFTRRAYGTNYIETLRVQIHANCRIRRIYFSDRLYSEDELPAEFKLYIPVQNKAKQ; via the exons ATGTTCAAGAACACGTTCCAGAGCGGCTTCCTGTCCATCCTCTACAGCATCGGGAGCAAACCGCTGCAGATCTGGGACAAAAAG GTGCGGAACGGCCACATCAAGAGAATCACCGACAACGACATCCAGTCGCTGGTGCTGGAGATCGAGGGGACCAACGTCAG CACCACCTACATCACGTGTCCCGCTGACCCGAAGAAGACGCTGGGGATCAAGCTGCCCTTCTTGGTGATGATCATCAAGAACCTGAAGAAGTACTTCACCTTCGAAGTGCAG GTGCTGGATGATAAAAACGTGCGCCGGCGGTTCCGTGCCAGTAACTACCAAAGCACCACCCGGGTGAAGCCTTTCATCTGCACCATGCCCATGCGCCTGGATGACGGCTGGAACCAGATCCAGTTCAACCTGTCAGACTTCACTCGCCGGGCCTATGGCACCAACTACATTGAGACCCTGAGAGTCCAG ATCCATGCAAACTGTCGCATCCGCAGAATTTACTTCTCTGACAGACTCTACTCTGAGGATGAGCTTCCTGCTGAGTTCAAACTTTACATTCCTGTCCAGAACAAGGCAAAG CAATGA